One Bacteroidota bacterium genomic window carries:
- a CDS encoding cytochrome c oxidase subunit 3: METHIEKGYTSDEQKQINEKAKKMLVWLGIAGIIMVFAGLTSAYIVRKGNGAWLIISMPAMFYLSTAIILFSSLTMNWALSSIKNNNTTKLKSAILTTLVLGLLFGVFQFLAWGELIDNNIFFTGKSSNAAGSFLYVLSGLHLAHIAAGILVLLIIYYNAARGKYSSENYLGVKLGAIYWHFLDALWVYLFLFFTFFK; this comes from the coding sequence ATGGAAACACATATAGAAAAGGGATACACTTCAGACGAACAAAAACAAATAAATGAAAAAGCAAAAAAAATGCTCGTGTGGTTGGGCATTGCCGGAATCATTATGGTTTTTGCGGGTTTAACAAGTGCTTATATTGTGCGTAAGGGCAATGGAGCCTGGTTAATAATTAGTATGCCTGCCATGTTTTATTTGAGCACTGCAATTATCTTGTTTAGCAGTTTAACAATGAATTGGGCCCTATCCAGCATAAAAAATAATAACACAACTAAACTCAAATCTGCCATACTAACTACGCTTGTTCTAGGGTTGTTATTTGGCGTATTTCAATTCTTAGCTTGGGGAGAATTGATTGACAACAATATATTTTTTACAGGAAAATCGAGCAATGCGGCAGGTTCATTTTTATATGTTTTATCAGGGTTACATTTGGCACATATTGCAGCTGGGATATTGGTTCTACTCATTATATACTATAATGCTGCAAGAGGCAAATATTCTTCCGAAAACTATTTAGGAGTAAAATTAGGTGCTATTTATTGGCACTTCTTAGATGCACTTTGGGTGTATTTATTTCTCTTTTTTACCTTCTTTAAGTAA
- a CDS encoding gliding motility-associated C-terminal domain-containing protein — translation MIKKLLVFLFSFLSFFSWAQYCTPIVSSNNLVPVGDSIGIVNFQLGSINNSSPAKMGYENYSHLSTKLKKGGTYTLSVTVPSVNGQEIMAWIDYDQNQIINSFSNDFVGYDFGNPYTPQPITFKVPYTAKTGTTKLRVASNEDFFSLLFSDVCNDIINGDVEDYTVDLEDSIYIEAFQYRGTCVHPGTADQTILRIAVYSTDTLNTNTATSFVLNTNGSTNATNDILSANLWYTGTSEQFQCASKTLFGTSLAPSGMFVINGNQPLAKAGVVNYFWLTYDISANATLGNKIDAECLNGMIGGNLLPCENPSPNGNRPVSKKSNYTFPQANYWNYGVNEQGIDFNCDPPCSFNNLNSSHQAFAGSSSISDKNGNMLFYTDGSYVFDKCHNEMPGGLITNSQLSNSGKSPAIIIPNPGNPHKYYIFQNPNTFTYSYFLYSEVDLSLNGGLGSITNKLAVLDSTVSEHAMAAINHCNGKDFWIVIKDFNAQTFKSYLITANGISNPVLSSLNWGMDNEWDGVVGNTIARTSLKISPNGKKIAFGADIKYTPNQNFGSKLVLFDFDNSTGIVSNPNVLNNSIILSDITFSNNSSVLYAANTFWGTTLYQYNLCLSTYPSNTFNTSMYLYRMQNSPNGKIYFNRADTSVYFPVINNPNQFGLVGNFIPKSTLFSAESTIDFASLTRPFNESYFNTAIFTATNTGFTSTTVCFGDTTSFTDTSSVFPGCSPQTRSYYWDFGDPASGAANNSFLQHPKHKFSASGIFTVTQYLQEGCQYDTIVKTITVHALPNVSILGNDSICAGKNLTLTASGGTDFLWSNGNTTNNISISPTSNTNYSVTITDNNNCSDTSSISITVINNPTASITSPTTSICSGTSISLTASGGTLYNWSNGITTAQQSNSPLTNTVYTVTVSNGFCSDTASISISVAPSPTVSISGNTSICSGENTTLSASSNGSYLWSNGSISSTITVSPISSTTFSLVAALGNCYDTANVSITVNQTPILSATGDVICTGEQAVISASGANSYSWSNNNTSDSQTISPTSTSSYTVIGSNGNCKDTSVVIITVNQLPTLTASNDTTINEGETVQLAAAGGVIYTWSPNENITCISCPNPQVNPTQSITYFVEAQNAFGCKSIESILITVNQLESSLYIPNAFSPNGDGSNEIFMPLFNPNEFTNYELFIYNSWGQLLFETTNKSLGWDGTYKNKPLRTDVYTYVLRITDKDGIKRKFLGNISLLK, via the coding sequence ATGATAAAAAAACTGCTTGTTTTTCTTTTTTCATTTTTGTCATTCTTTTCATGGGCACAGTATTGTACCCCAATTGTATCTTCTAACAATTTAGTTCCAGTTGGAGACTCCATAGGCATTGTAAATTTTCAGCTAGGTAGCATCAACAATTCCTCTCCCGCTAAAATGGGGTATGAAAATTACAGCCATTTATCTACCAAGTTAAAGAAAGGAGGAACCTACACATTGAGTGTTACCGTGCCTTCCGTAAATGGACAAGAAATAATGGCGTGGATAGACTACGATCAAAACCAGATTATTAATTCGTTTAGCAATGACTTTGTTGGCTATGACTTTGGAAACCCTTACACTCCGCAGCCTATTACCTTTAAAGTACCCTATACAGCTAAAACTGGAACTACCAAACTGAGAGTTGCCAGTAATGAAGATTTTTTTTCGCTTTTATTCTCCGATGTGTGTAACGACATAATTAATGGCGATGTAGAAGATTATACTGTTGACTTAGAAGATTCAATATATATAGAGGCTTTTCAATACAGAGGCACCTGCGTGCATCCTGGGACTGCTGACCAAACAATACTTAGAATAGCAGTTTATTCAACAGACACATTAAATACGAATACGGCAACATCTTTTGTATTAAATACTAATGGCTCTACCAATGCTACGAATGACATTTTATCTGCTAATCTATGGTACACAGGCACCTCAGAGCAATTTCAATGCGCGAGCAAAACCCTATTTGGAACTTCATTAGCTCCAAGTGGAATGTTTGTTATCAATGGCAATCAACCATTAGCAAAAGCGGGAGTAGTCAATTATTTTTGGCTTACCTACGATATTTCTGCTAATGCCACACTAGGAAATAAAATAGATGCAGAATGTTTAAATGGAATGATTGGTGGAAACCTTTTGCCTTGTGAAAATCCATCGCCTAATGGAAATAGGCCTGTTTCTAAAAAAAGCAACTACACTTTTCCTCAAGCTAATTATTGGAATTATGGGGTTAATGAACAAGGAATCGATTTTAACTGTGATCCTCCATGCAGTTTCAATAATTTAAACTCGTCTCATCAAGCATTTGCAGGTAGTTCATCCATCTCAGACAAAAATGGGAATATGCTCTTCTATACTGACGGAAGTTATGTTTTCGACAAATGTCATAACGAAATGCCTGGTGGGCTAATTACAAATAGCCAACTTAGTAACAGTGGAAAATCTCCGGCTATTATCATCCCTAACCCTGGAAATCCCCACAAATACTATATATTTCAGAACCCAAACACCTTTACCTATAGTTATTTTTTGTACTCAGAAGTTGACCTTTCATTAAACGGAGGGCTTGGCAGCATCACTAACAAACTTGCTGTTTTAGACAGTACAGTCTCAGAACATGCAATGGCTGCAATTAATCATTGTAATGGTAAAGATTTCTGGATTGTAATTAAAGATTTTAACGCCCAAACATTTAAAAGTTATTTAATCACCGCAAATGGTATTTCAAACCCAGTTTTATCTTCATTAAATTGGGGAATGGATAATGAGTGGGATGGTGTGGTCGGAAATACCATAGCCCGAACATCATTAAAAATTTCACCTAACGGAAAAAAAATTGCTTTTGGCGCTGATATTAAATATACCCCCAATCAAAATTTTGGATCGAAATTAGTATTATTCGACTTTGATAATTCCACTGGAATTGTTTCGAATCCAAATGTTTTAAATAATTCTATAATCCTTAGTGATATTACCTTCTCTAACAATAGCAGTGTCTTATATGCTGCAAATACTTTTTGGGGAACTACTTTATATCAATACAATCTTTGTTTGTCAACTTACCCATCAAATACTTTTAATACAAGCATGTATTTATATAGAATGCAGAACTCTCCTAACGGGAAAATATATTTCAACAGAGCAGACACTTCAGTATATTTTCCTGTAATAAACAACCCAAATCAATTCGGATTAGTTGGCAACTTTATTCCTAAATCTACATTATTTAGCGCTGAAAGTACCATTGATTTTGCATCTTTAACACGCCCCTTCAACGAAAGCTATTTCAATACGGCTATTTTTACTGCTACCAATACAGGCTTTACTTCAACAACTGTTTGTTTTGGAGACACCACTTCTTTTACCGATACCTCATCTGTATTTCCAGGCTGTTCTCCCCAAACTCGTTCCTATTATTGGGATTTCGGAGACCCTGCTTCAGGAGCTGCCAACAATTCATTTCTGCAACATCCTAAACACAAATTTTCTGCATCAGGTATTTTTACCGTAACACAATATTTACAAGAGGGCTGCCAATACGATACCATAGTAAAAACAATAACTGTACATGCACTGCCAAATGTATCTATACTAGGCAACGACAGCATTTGTGCTGGAAAAAACTTAACACTAACTGCATCGGGGGGCACCGATTTTCTTTGGAGTAACGGAAATACTACTAATAATATCTCAATATCTCCAACCAGTAATACAAACTACTCCGTTACAATTACAGATAACAACAATTGCTCAGACACAAGCAGTATTTCAATTACAGTTATTAATAACCCAACTGCAAGTATCACTTCTCCTACTACATCCATTTGTAGCGGCACAAGTATTTCTCTTACTGCATCTGGAGGCACTTTATATAATTGGAGTAACGGAATTACCACTGCGCAGCAATCAAATAGTCCATTAACAAATACAGTGTATACTGTTACTGTAAGTAATGGATTTTGCAGCGATACAGCAAGTATCAGTATTTCTGTTGCACCGAGTCCAACGGTTTCTATTTCCGGGAATACATCTATTTGCTCTGGCGAAAACACAACACTGTCGGCATCTAGCAATGGTAGCTATTTGTGGAGCAATGGATCTATCAGTTCAACAATTACAGTATCCCCTATTTCCTCTACTACATTTAGCCTAGTTGCTGCATTAGGCAATTGCTATGATACAGCGAACGTTTCCATTACAGTTAATCAAACTCCCATCCTATCAGCAACGGGAGATGTTATCTGCACAGGCGAACAGGCTGTTATCTCTGCTTCGGGGGCAAACTCATATAGTTGGAGTAATAACAATACTTCCGACAGCCAAACTATTTCGCCTACTTCCACTAGCAGTTATACTGTTATAGGCAGTAATGGAAATTGCAAAGACACTTCCGTTGTAATTATTACTGTTAATCAATTACCAACATTAACGGCATCGAATGATACCACAATTAATGAAGGAGAGACTGTACAATTAGCAGCAGCAGGAGGAGTAATATACACGTGGAGTCCGAATGAAAATATTACGTGTATCAGTTGCCCTAATCCACAAGTGAATCCAACACAATCAATTACCTATTTTGTAGAAGCACAAAATGCTTTTGGGTGCAAATCAATAGAATCAATACTTATAACGGTAAATCAATTGGAAAGCTCTTTGTATATACCAAATGCTTTTTCTCCAAATGGTGATGGCAGCAATGAAATATTCATGCCGCTTTTTAATCCAAACGAGTTTACGAATTACGAACTATTTATTTACAACAGCTGGGGACAATTGTTGTTTGAAACAACCAATAAAAGTCTTGGGTGGGATGGCACTTACAAAAACAAACCTTTACGAACAGATGTTTATACCTATGTTTTAAGAATTACTGATAAGGATGGGATAAAACGAAAATTTCTTGGAAATATTAGCTTATTAAAATAG
- a CDS encoding T9SS type A sorting domain-containing protein, with protein sequence MFPVSKAQEVIAPLGNFYQNTQGSISITIGEVVSETVSSATHVFTQGFNQPSTLFSSVVNNSLDNKIAWVFPVPCANSLTIQLSENNKSPLNCTIYSPYGQIINSIYLDNLYTMVNTTSFSNGIYHLVITDDLGNKLSTLRVLKQ encoded by the coding sequence TTGTTTCCTGTATCAAAAGCTCAGGAGGTTATTGCTCCATTGGGTAATTTTTATCAAAACACACAAGGTTCAATATCTATAACAATAGGAGAAGTAGTTAGTGAAACTGTTTCATCCGCAACACATGTTTTTACTCAAGGATTTAATCAACCATCCACCCTCTTTTCATCAGTGGTTAATAATTCATTAGACAATAAAATTGCATGGGTGTTTCCTGTTCCATGCGCTAACAGCCTTACAATTCAACTGTCCGAGAACAACAAATCGCCACTTAATTGCACTATATACAGCCCTTATGGACAAATTATAAATTCAATTTATTTAGACAATTTATATACCATGGTAAACACCACTTCTTTTTCCAATGGTATATACCATCTTGTTATTACTGACGACTTGGGTAATAAACTAAGCACACTACGAGTATTAAAACAATAA
- a CDS encoding SRPBCC domain-containing protein: MAKSKQNSIHQTYKINASPTKVFNALTNAKTIEMWSGSEAIMDAKTGTKFKLWGGDMFGENVEVVKNKKLVQQWNTKQFESKVTFTLTPKGKQTQVDLVHENIPEKHIKDYAQGWKDYYLGAIQSMFEG, from the coding sequence ATGGCTAAATCAAAACAAAATTCTATTCATCAGACATACAAAATAAATGCATCTCCAACTAAAGTATTTAATGCACTTACTAATGCTAAAACAATTGAAATGTGGAGTGGCTCTGAAGCTATTATGGATGCTAAAACAGGCACTAAATTCAAATTATGGGGAGGAGATATGTTTGGAGAAAATGTGGAAGTAGTAAAAAACAAAAAACTGGTTCAACAGTGGAATACAAAACAGTTTGAATCAAAAGTTACGTTTACCCTTACCCCTAAAGGCAAACAAACACAAGTTGATTTAGTACACGAAAACATTCCGGAAAAACACATAAAAGACTACGCACAAGGCTGGAAAGACTATTACCTAGGCGCAATCCAAAGCATGTTTGAGGGCTAA
- the ftsA gene encoding cell division protein FtsA, translating into METSDIVVGLDIGTTKIAVIVGRRNEHGKIEILGIGKSDSLGVSRGVVLNIDQTVQSIRTAVAEAEAKSGVNIKVVNVGIAGQHIKSLQHRGVKIRHTVDEEIGQSDIDALIDDMYKLVMLPGEEIIHVLPQEYIVDNEQGIKNPIGMAGIRLEANFHIITGQVAAAKNIYKCVNKAGLEVADLTLEPLASADAVLSPEEKEAGVVLVDIGGGTTDVAIFQDGIIRHTAVIPFGGNIITEDIKEGCTIIKSQAELLKIKFGSALASENQENEIVSIPGLRGRPHKEISLKNLAHIIQARIEETVEHVYYEIKNSGFEKRLIAGIVVTGGGSQLKHITQLIEYITGMDTRVGYPTEHLAKGGENVGSPMFATGVGLVMKGLEALERSKTKNTLNNPLSTTNTEENAPSITSHSQKTKGNFFEKIFAKGKQWFDEDVDQQK; encoded by the coding sequence ATGGAAACATCAGACATAGTAGTTGGACTAGATATTGGTACAACTAAAATAGCCGTAATTGTAGGCCGCAGAAACGAGCATGGCAAAATTGAAATTCTAGGCATTGGAAAGTCTGATTCGTTGGGTGTTTCAAGGGGCGTGGTGTTAAATATTGACCAAACTGTTCAATCTATTCGAACAGCAGTTGCAGAGGCTGAAGCAAAATCTGGAGTTAATATAAAGGTTGTAAATGTTGGTATTGCAGGTCAACACATAAAAAGTTTACAGCACAGAGGTGTTAAAATTCGTCATACAGTAGATGAAGAAATTGGCCAATCTGATATTGATGCGCTGATTGATGATATGTATAAACTAGTGATGTTGCCGGGAGAAGAGATTATACATGTGCTTCCGCAGGAATACATCGTAGATAATGAACAAGGCATTAAGAATCCCATTGGTATGGCGGGAATCAGGCTAGAGGCTAATTTCCACATTATAACAGGTCAAGTAGCTGCTGCAAAAAATATTTATAAATGTGTAAACAAAGCAGGTTTAGAAGTTGCTGATTTAACATTAGAGCCACTTGCATCTGCTGATGCAGTATTGAGTCCCGAAGAAAAAGAGGCCGGTGTTGTATTGGTTGATATTGGCGGTGGTACAACAGATGTTGCAATTTTTCAGGATGGAATAATTAGACATACAGCAGTAATTCCTTTTGGTGGAAATATTATTACAGAAGATATTAAAGAAGGATGTACAATTATTAAGAGTCAAGCAGAATTACTTAAAATTAAATTTGGTTCGGCATTGGCAAGTGAGAATCAAGAGAATGAAATTGTTTCTATTCCTGGCTTGCGTGGTAGACCACATAAAGAAATTTCGTTAAAAAATCTAGCCCATATTATACAAGCGCGAATAGAAGAAACTGTGGAGCATGTATATTATGAAATAAAGAATTCCGGATTTGAGAAAAGATTAATTGCCGGTATTGTTGTTACAGGTGGAGGTTCGCAATTAAAGCACATTACACAATTAATTGAATATATAACAGGTATGGATACCCGTGTTGGATATCCTACAGAGCATTTAGCAAAAGGTGGTGAGAATGTGGGAAGCCCAATGTTTGCAACGGGCGTGGGATTGGTAATGAAAGGCTTGGAAGCATTAGAACGGTCTAAAACTAAGAACACGTTAAACAATCCATTATCAACCACTAATACCGAAGAAAATGCGCCTAGTATTACATCTCATTCGCAAAAGACAAAAGGTAACTTTTTTGAAAAAATATTTGCCAAAGGAAAACAGTGGTTTGATGAGGATGTGGATCAACAAAAGTAA